GAATTTCCTAGCACCCCCCCCACCTCCTTAATTTTCCCCCTCCACAAGTGCACCCTCAGGACCACCAGCCTTCTTCAGGCCACATTGTCCTTGTTGATTTTTGGGGGGCTGATGGAATAAAGGAAGGCAGAGGGAAGAGTCTGGCATCAGCAAAAGTCAAGATGAAGATGCCCTTGAAGTGACAGGTGAGCCAGCACCACTGTATCTGTGGATGACCCCACTTTGTTAACCTTAATCTCATTCCTTGCTCCATCTCCCTTCATTAGGGGTCAGAGAAATGTTCTCAGCAGAAATCTTGCTGCCACAAGGGCTGGCTGCAGCAATTCCCTCTGGGATTTGATCTTACCCCCTGATTTCCTGAGATGGGCCTTGAAAATTAGGATGAAGGACGGGGAGGGTAACATTCCAGGATTTCTACCATTCTCACTCCTAAATCTTTTAATGCCTCTTCCCTGGCTCTCTGTGACCCATGCTGCTTTTTTCCAAAGTTGCTCTTGAGACCTGGTCAATGTGAGTCAATATGATAAAAAGGCACCCCTTCTATTCCATATCCCATGCTAAGTCAGTCCCACTTCTTTCCCCAATATTCTCCCAAAGTTGGAGACAATATgagacagagaaatgaaaagtattCAATTAATAGTCAGAGGATCTTAGTTCAGGTGATCTATTTATTTCCTGTGTAGCCTTGGACAAGCCAGGTCTcccttctgaacctcagtttcttctgaaaagtgcaaggattagactagataatctcaGCAATCCTTCCCACATCTAACTACTAGAGTGCAAAAGGAGAACTGCCTAGGGAAAGGCAGTGGTCAAACCAACCAGTGTATGTGGGATGAGAAATAGAAGCTAATACTGCACAGGAGATATATGAAGTTGGAGAAGTGGAGAGAAGATGGGAGCTGTAACATggcagagagaaatagaggggggagaagaggggacCCTGTTCCCAGGGTCTTTATTTCCATCTTAACTCCCTAAAACATTGAATCTTAGCACTGACCCTCCTCCAGTAGGGAGGTTCCATATGGAAAAGCATTAAGTACTTTGGGTGAGACTTTGAAACTAGGAAGTCTAAGGCTTGCAGAGGACATTACAAAAACAAACAGGAGGCACAGCGCTAGGGAAAAAGCAGAGGAGGGTAGGTCTCTCGGTCCCACAAGCTGCTTTGTCTTTAGTTGCCCAAGATGGTAGGTTGTAGAACATGTGAGTCTCCTATCAAGTAGCCAGAGAAGCCAGTCCACCGAGGGTAGTGTCACAATTGTCCCTCTGCCACGTCATAGTAGTCTAAGGAGAAAGTAACCATCTTggtaagggaaaaagaaaagagaaaaatttacagCTGGATCGTGGGTTAAGAAGGGGACCTACATGGACAACCAGCTAGAAAGAGTGACAGGGGGAACATATGAATAGAATGGAAATTACCTTTCAGCTTGCAGTCCATCTTACCAAATCAATAGACACCACATTGAAGACTGTTTGATGGACTACAAATACTTCCCCTAAAGCTTAAAGTCAGGCCTTGGCTCCTCCAGTTCTGATTCTTTCCAATCTTGCTACATGGGTAGGGTTGAAAAATGAGTTGGGGTAGAGCCCTACCTGAGGCAGGTGGTACATCAGCACCCACTGTCCCTGTGGCACtaggaggtgggggtgggggcactCCTCTCCTGGATCaagtgagagaaaaagataaagaatggtCAGGGAGTGGTGGATGTCTCTCACATTAAGTCTCACAATCTGTTCTTAACAATCTCTACCCCCAACAACCTTTCCAAACCCCAGTCTTTAGCAAAGAACCTTTTCCATCTCCCTTTCCCTCAAACTTCAATCATATGTACTACACAACCTGGCAGATGGGATGAGCTGTGAGTCTCGAGGGAGAATCCTACTCTCTGAGACATCCGGGAACCATGACTGATGTGGGTTTGGCACTGGATAGGGAAGTAGGGggactggggctggggct
The Sminthopsis crassicaudata isolate SCR6 chromosome 4, ASM4859323v1, whole genome shotgun sequence genome window above contains:
- the PRR29 gene encoding proline-rich protein 29 isoform X3, whose product is MMLQNIQMHQLLMSRLTMSALDSKLLTSQVNMLSLQDEEGEEEEEETLVYHHHYLPWSAPAPVPLLPYPVPNPHQSWFPDVSESRILPRDSQLIPSARRGVPPPPPPSATGTVGADVPPASDYYDVAEGQL
- the PRR29 gene encoding proline-rich protein 29 isoform X4 — protein: MAGRDGWSSNGASARVAQLLPSAVNMLSLQDEEGEEEEEETLVYHHHYLPWSAPAPVPLLPYPVPNPHQSWFPDVSESRILPRDSQLIPSARRGVPPPPPPSATGTVGADVPPASDYYDVAEGQL